The Streptomyces sp. NBC_01353 genome contains a region encoding:
- a CDS encoding ABC transporter permease gives MKKFDKERVLLGIAAPLLAIVAAFLITALVLAATGKEPFSAFGIMFDYGIKSDSQVYIINKATTYYLAGIAVAIGFRMNLFNIGVDGQYRLAAFFAAAVGGALTLPGIVQIPLIIITAMIVGAMWAGIAGVLKTTRGVSEVVSTIMLNFIATAIIGYLLQPGRLGHLDAAGTKVATTPLPESSRFFEFPTTPTPIYGFVVIAAIAGIGYWFTLSRTRFGFDLRTVGQSDTAAAASGVNVKKMVVTSMLISGAMAGLIGMPTLLNDSYEFGGDFPVGIGFTGIAIALLGRNHPIGIALAAILWAFLERGGQQLEFEEYDREIVGVMQGVIVLCVVIAYEVVRRYGIKRQQRQVGEKLAAQARSNNTTEVSA, from the coding sequence ATGAAGAAGTTCGACAAGGAGCGGGTGCTCCTCGGCATCGCGGCGCCGCTGCTCGCGATCGTCGCCGCCTTCCTGATCACCGCCCTGGTGCTCGCGGCCACCGGTAAGGAGCCGTTCAGCGCCTTCGGGATCATGTTCGACTACGGCATCAAGTCGGACAGCCAGGTCTACATCATCAACAAGGCGACGACGTACTACCTGGCGGGCATCGCGGTAGCCATCGGCTTCCGCATGAATCTGTTCAACATCGGTGTCGACGGCCAGTACCGTCTCGCCGCCTTCTTCGCCGCCGCCGTCGGTGGCGCGCTGACCCTGCCGGGCATCGTCCAGATCCCGCTGATCATCATCACCGCGATGATCGTCGGCGCCATGTGGGCGGGCATCGCCGGTGTCCTCAAGACCACCCGGGGTGTCAGCGAGGTCGTCTCCACGATCATGCTGAACTTCATCGCGACCGCGATCATCGGCTACCTGCTCCAGCCCGGCCGTCTCGGCCACCTGGACGCGGCCGGTACGAAGGTGGCGACGACCCCCCTCCCGGAGTCCTCGCGCTTCTTCGAGTTCCCGACCACGCCGACCCCGATCTACGGCTTCGTCGTCATCGCGGCCATCGCGGGCATCGGGTACTGGTTCACGCTCTCCCGCACCCGCTTCGGCTTCGACCTGCGCACCGTCGGCCAGTCCGACACGGCGGCCGCGGCCAGCGGTGTCAACGTCAAGAAGATGGTCGTCACCTCCATGCTGATCTCCGGCGCCATGGCCGGTCTGATCGGTATGCCGACGCTGCTCAACGACTCGTACGAGTTCGGCGGCGACTTCCCGGTCGGCATCGGGTTCACCGGTATCGCCATCGCCCTGCTCGGCCGCAACCACCCGATCGGCATCGCGCTCGCCGCGATCCTCTGGGCCTTCCTGGAGCGCGGCGGCCAGCAGCTGGAGTTCGAGGAGTACGACCGGGAGATCGTCGGCGTCATGCAGGGCGTCATCGTCCTCTGCGTCGTCATCGCCTACGAAGTCGTCCGCCGCTACGGCATCAAGCGCCAGCAGCGTCAGGTCGGCGAGAAGCTCGCGGCCCAGGCCCGTTCCAACAACACGACGGAGGTGTCGGCGTGA
- a CDS encoding ABC transporter ATP-binding protein: MKASSPSSPNAVELRGITKRFPGVVANHDIDITVRRGTVHALVGENGAGKSTLMKILYGMQKPDEGTITVDGELVTFHNPGDAIARGVGMVHQHFMLADNLTVLENVVLGSEKLYGIGDKARAKIKEISDAYGLGIRPNALMEDLGVADRQRVEILKVLYRGARTLILDEPTAVLVPQEVDALFDNLRELKAEGLTVIFISHKLGEVLSVADEITVIRRGTTVGTADPKHTTTKQLAELMVGAELPSPETRESTVTDVPMLTVQDLSLSAVDPDGVVRAVLGGITFTIHKGEVLGIAGVEGNGQSELVDTIMGMRNADHGVVTLDGADISSAPTRKRREDGIGCIPEDRHRHGLLLEAPLWENRILGHVTERPNSKGAILDLKAARKDTERIVREYDVRTPGIDVTAASLSGGNQQKLIVGREMSHDPKLLIAAHPTRGVDVGAQAQIWDQIREARREGLAVLLISADLDELIGLSDTLRVMYRGRLVADADPATITPEELGSAMTGAAAGHLEHDESPEGTDGPEDEAR; encoded by the coding sequence CGTAGAACTCCGCGGCATCACCAAGCGTTTCCCGGGAGTCGTGGCCAACCACGACATCGACATCACCGTGCGCCGCGGCACCGTGCACGCCCTCGTGGGCGAGAACGGCGCGGGCAAGTCGACCCTGATGAAGATCCTCTACGGCATGCAGAAGCCGGACGAGGGCACCATCACGGTCGACGGCGAGCTGGTGACGTTCCACAACCCCGGAGACGCCATCGCCCGCGGTGTCGGCATGGTGCACCAGCACTTCATGCTCGCGGACAACCTCACCGTCCTCGAGAACGTCGTCCTCGGCTCCGAGAAGCTGTACGGCATCGGCGACAAGGCCCGCGCCAAGATCAAGGAGATCTCCGACGCGTACGGCCTCGGCATCCGCCCGAACGCCCTCATGGAGGACCTCGGTGTGGCCGACCGCCAGCGCGTGGAGATCCTCAAGGTCCTCTACCGCGGCGCCCGCACCCTGATCCTCGACGAGCCGACCGCCGTGCTCGTCCCGCAGGAGGTCGACGCGCTCTTCGACAACCTGCGCGAGCTCAAGGCCGAGGGTCTGACGGTCATCTTCATCTCGCACAAGCTGGGCGAGGTCCTGTCGGTCGCCGACGAGATCACCGTCATCCGGCGCGGCACCACGGTCGGCACCGCCGACCCGAAGCACACCACCACCAAGCAGCTCGCCGAGCTGATGGTCGGCGCCGAGCTGCCCTCCCCGGAGACCCGCGAGTCGACGGTGACGGACGTGCCGATGCTGACGGTCCAGGACCTGTCGCTGAGCGCCGTCGACCCCGACGGTGTGGTCCGCGCGGTCCTCGGCGGCATCACCTTCACCATCCACAAGGGCGAGGTGCTCGGCATCGCCGGCGTCGAGGGCAACGGCCAGTCCGAACTCGTCGACACGATCATGGGCATGCGCAACGCCGACCACGGTGTGGTGACCCTCGACGGCGCGGACATCTCGTCCGCTCCGACGCGCAAGCGGCGCGAGGACGGCATCGGCTGCATCCCCGAGGACCGCCACCGGCACGGTCTGCTCCTGGAGGCCCCCCTCTGGGAGAACCGCATCCTCGGTCACGTCACCGAGCGGCCCAACTCCAAGGGCGCCATCCTCGACCTCAAGGCCGCACGCAAGGACACCGAGCGGATCGTCCGCGAGTACGACGTCCGCACCCCCGGTATCGACGTCACCGCGGCCTCCCTCTCCGGCGGCAACCAGCAGAAGCTGATCGTCGGCCGCGAGATGAGCCACGACCCCAAGCTGCTGATCGCCGCGCACCCCACCCGGGGCGTGGACGTCGGCGCGCAGGCGCAGATCTGGGACCAGATCCGCGAGGCGCGCCGCGAGGGACTGGCGGTGCTGCTGATCTCCGCCGACCTCGACGAGCTGATCGGCCTCTCCGACACGCTGCGCGTCATGTACCGCGGGCGTCTGGTCGCCGACGCCGATCCGGCCACCATCACCCCGGAGGAGCTGGGCTCGGCCATGACCGGCGCCGCCGCCGGTCACCTTGAGCACGATGAGAGCCCTGAGGGCACCGACGGCCCGGAGGACGAGGCCCGATGA